In Indicator indicator isolate 239-I01 chromosome 20, UM_Iind_1.1, whole genome shotgun sequence, a genomic segment contains:
- the LOC128973715 gene encoding LOW QUALITY PROTEIN: chymotrypsin-like elastase family member 3B (The sequence of the model RefSeq protein was modified relative to this genomic sequence to represent the inferred CDS: substituted 1 base at 1 genomic stop codon) encodes MGNKSVYVSLQIAYDDSSGYYAHVCGGTLISGQWVLTAAHCLSIYDIALLHLKSSGYANGFVEMGVLPPQGDILPDFYPCYVTGXGLVSADGRIADRLQEVMLPVIGHEICSQDDWWGSQAKPTMICAGGDGTRAGCSGDSGGPLSCYRDDHWEVHGIVSFGLVPYCNTYKKPTVFTRVSAYVDWIYSINLPYYSKRNRKRNQQRSGL; translated from the exons ATGGGAAACAAGTCAGTTTAT GTATCTCTTCAGATTGCCTACGATGACTCCTCAGGGTACTACGCTCACGTTTGTGGTGGAACCCTTATCAGTGGCCAGTGGGTCCTGACTGCAGCCCATTGCCTCAGCAT CTATGACATTGCCCTGCTGCACCTCAAATCTTCTGGCTATGCCAATGGGTTTGTTGAGATGGGAGTGCTTCCACCTCAAGGAGACATTTTGCCTGATTTCTATCCCTGCTATGTAACTGGATAGGGGTTGGTTAGTG CGGATGGCAGAATTGCAGACAGACTGCAGGAGGTGATGCTGCCAGTGATTGGCCATGAGATCTGCTCCCAGGACGACTGGTGGGGTTCTCAAGCAAAACCCACTATGATCTGTGCAGGTGGAGATGGCACAAGGGCTGGATGCAGT GGGGACTCTGGGGGTCCTCTCAGCTGCTACAGAGACGATCACTGGGAAGTCCATGGGATTGTCAGTTTTGGGCTTGTTCCTTACTGTAACACCTACAAGAAGCCAACAGTCTTCACACGTGTGTCAGCCTATGTGGACTGGATCTACAGT ATAAATCTTCCTTATTACAGCAAGCGCAACCGAAAACGAAACCAGCAGCGTTCAGGCTTGTGA